A stretch of the Marinobacter sp. JH2 genome encodes the following:
- a CDS encoding CoA transferase subunit A — MAGFDKRVSSYEEALEGLADGMTILAGGFGLCGIPENLIAEIKRRGNRDLTVVSNNCGVDGFGLGLLLEDRQISRMIASYVGENKLFEQQLLNDELKVELTPQGNLAERVRAGGAGIPAFYTATGYGTQVAEGKEVRDFDGRNYVLEQAITGDIAIVKGWKADTYGNVIYRHTARNFNPLMATAGKITVVEVEEIVEAGTLDPAEIHTPGIYVDRLICGTFEKRIEQRTVRA, encoded by the coding sequence ATGGCTGGATTCGATAAGCGCGTATCTTCGTACGAAGAGGCTTTGGAAGGCTTGGCAGATGGCATGACCATTCTGGCCGGTGGCTTTGGTTTGTGTGGTATCCCGGAAAACCTGATCGCTGAGATCAAGCGCCGGGGTAATCGCGACCTGACAGTGGTGTCCAATAACTGTGGCGTGGATGGTTTTGGCTTGGGTTTATTGCTGGAAGACCGCCAGATTAGCCGCATGATTGCTTCCTACGTGGGTGAGAACAAACTGTTCGAACAGCAGCTATTAAACGACGAGTTAAAGGTTGAATTGACTCCCCAAGGCAATCTCGCAGAGCGTGTGCGCGCTGGTGGTGCTGGTATTCCTGCCTTTTACACCGCAACCGGATATGGCACGCAAGTGGCCGAAGGCAAAGAAGTGCGTGATTTCGATGGCCGAAACTACGTTTTGGAGCAGGCGATCACCGGCGATATTGCCATCGTTAAAGGCTGGAAAGCGGACACCTATGGCAACGTTATTTATCGACACACGGCCAGGAACTTCAACCCGCTAATGGCCACGGCCGGAAAGATCACTGTTGTTGAAGTGGAAGAAATCGTCGAGGCGGGCACGCTGGATCCGGCAGAGATTCATACGCCAGGCATATACGTGGATCGCCTGATTTGCGGCACATTTGAGAAGCGTATCGAGCAGCGCACCGTCAGGGCCTGA
- a CDS encoding LysR family transcriptional regulator — protein sequence MNVKQLRSFLAVAETLSFVIASERLHTSQSALSMAIKGLEESLGGKVFVRTTRSVQLTPEGESLMPLARKLLADWDSIHHELQQRFSLGIGKVSIAAMPSFAINVLPRALKQFRALHPKISVQVHDVINEDVIDMVQIGEVELGIGFKPYPASLAFEPLFIDRFVAIVPPGLSFEGEAHVEWEALFQHPFISLQKPSAVQAYLEDSLRDRHLVLKTELEAHQLSTVGKMVATGLGVSVVPALCAPQMEALGAKVLKLKDALIEQPVGLIWHRERERSAATHALYNVLKTS from the coding sequence ATGAACGTAAAACAACTCAGATCATTCCTTGCCGTTGCCGAAACCCTCAGTTTCGTCATCGCCAGTGAAAGACTGCACACGTCACAGTCTGCTTTGAGCATGGCCATTAAAGGTCTTGAGGAAAGTTTGGGCGGGAAGGTGTTTGTGAGAACCACCCGATCGGTGCAGTTGACGCCAGAGGGGGAGTCACTAATGCCGTTGGCAAGGAAGCTTCTTGCTGACTGGGATTCGATTCACCACGAACTGCAGCAGCGGTTCTCTTTGGGAATTGGCAAGGTGAGTATTGCCGCGATGCCCTCCTTTGCCATCAACGTGCTACCGAGAGCCCTGAAGCAGTTTCGGGCTTTGCATCCGAAGATTTCAGTGCAAGTGCACGATGTCATTAATGAAGATGTTATCGATATGGTTCAGATCGGTGAGGTAGAGCTTGGAATTGGCTTCAAGCCCTACCCTGCTTCGCTGGCATTCGAGCCGCTGTTTATCGACCGGTTTGTGGCAATTGTTCCTCCGGGGCTGAGTTTCGAAGGCGAAGCGCACGTGGAGTGGGAGGCACTTTTTCAACATCCCTTTATCTCACTGCAGAAACCGTCAGCGGTGCAGGCCTATCTTGAGGACAGTTTACGAGACAGGCATCTGGTTCTGAAAACAGAACTTGAAGCACACCAACTATCGACTGTGGGAAAGATGGTCGCCACCGGTTTGGGGGTTAGCGTTGTGCCAGCACTCTGTGCCCCCCAAATGGAAGCTCTGGGGGCGAAGGTTTTGAAACTGAAAGACGCTCTTATTGAACAACCAGTAGGGCTCATCTGGCATCGTGAGCGCGAGCGGTCCGCAGCCACTCATGCGCTTTACAATGTGCTTAAAACATCCTGA
- a CDS encoding EamA family transporter — MSLYILAAAVSAVFMGTIGAIAVYADVSAETVTFYRLFIGALLMAVFLLVSGQKDRIFTWPGFKVLITGGFLAGFVVFYVMAMGYTSMANAIMLLYLAPVTASVVAHFFMGERLSGMSAALIVVALFGFAMMLEFNFNLSGRGEEVLGLFYALCAMVCYAAFILTNRLIHERVHVLTRSGYQMLAGALCMLPLMLQQGESMDASQWGWLVAAGVVPGFLAIMLAVVALRALPAATFGTLAYLEPITVVGLGWVLFGQSLSTLQLAGSALIVFSGIAQALVSQRVGGTSDATGSEQSDQDVLSTL, encoded by the coding sequence ATGAGTTTGTACATATTGGCAGCAGCGGTCTCCGCCGTTTTTATGGGCACCATAGGTGCCATTGCCGTCTACGCAGACGTTAGCGCAGAAACTGTAACCTTCTATCGCCTGTTCATAGGTGCATTGTTAATGGCGGTCTTTCTGCTTGTCAGCGGCCAGAAGGACCGAATCTTTACCTGGCCGGGCTTCAAGGTGCTGATCACCGGCGGTTTTCTTGCGGGGTTCGTTGTCTTTTACGTGATGGCGATGGGTTACACCAGTATGGCCAACGCGATCATGTTGCTGTATTTGGCGCCCGTGACAGCATCTGTCGTGGCTCACTTTTTTATGGGTGAGCGCCTTTCCGGGATGAGTGCAGCCTTAATCGTGGTGGCTCTTTTTGGTTTTGCCATGATGTTGGAGTTCAATTTTAACCTGTCAGGGCGGGGCGAAGAGGTTCTGGGGCTTTTCTATGCGCTGTGTGCCATGGTGTGCTACGCCGCATTTATCCTCACCAACCGATTGATCCATGAGCGAGTGCATGTGTTGACCCGGAGCGGTTATCAGATGTTGGCGGGAGCTCTGTGCATGCTGCCCTTAATGCTTCAGCAAGGCGAGAGCATGGATGCGAGTCAGTGGGGCTGGTTGGTGGCGGCCGGAGTGGTGCCCGGTTTCTTGGCCATCATGCTTGCGGTTGTGGCGTTGAGGGCGCTTCCTGCTGCGACATTCGGCACCCTAGCTTATTTGGAGCCTATCACGGTGGTTGGATTGGGGTGGGTTTTGTTTGGGCAGAGTTTGAGCACATTGCAGTTAGCCGGGAGTGCTTTAATTGTATTTTCCGGTATAGCCCAGGCGTTAGTGTCTCAGCGCGTCGGGGGGACATCGGACGCTACTGGGAGTGAGCAGTCTGATCAGGATGTTTTAAGCACATTGTAA
- a CDS encoding EamA family transporter, translating to MDPLIVGLVLAAAVMHAGWNTLVKSGGAPFVRLAITNGIAAIVMLLPALYLGFPNPESWPYLFGSMLVHLFYYLLLAYGYRLADLSLVYPIARGSAPPLVALGAFFVAGERLSTLGAVSIGVVSLAIALLAFRLPDGKGSGRSVLVALAIGVLIACYSIVDGMGARLSTDTMAYIAWMFVLDGLLLLLWGGLSQGGQIVGFFRDHWRQGLASGVLYMTAYGLVVWAMSVSPMTYVSALRETSVIIAALIGARYLNEPFGGRRIVSACLVALGVVMLQFSQT from the coding sequence ATGGATCCTTTGATCGTCGGCCTGGTGCTCGCTGCGGCGGTGATGCACGCTGGTTGGAATACGCTGGTGAAGAGTGGCGGGGCACCGTTTGTCCGGCTGGCGATTACTAATGGCATTGCGGCAATTGTCATGCTGCTGCCCGCACTCTATCTAGGTTTTCCCAACCCGGAGAGCTGGCCCTATCTTTTTGGATCGATGCTGGTGCATCTGTTTTATTACCTTTTGCTGGCCTATGGCTACCGGCTGGCGGACTTGTCACTGGTGTATCCGATTGCCCGGGGATCGGCTCCGCCGCTGGTGGCGCTGGGCGCATTTTTTGTTGCAGGTGAGCGCCTGAGTACCCTTGGAGCTGTGAGTATTGGTGTGGTGTCCTTGGCCATTGCCTTGCTGGCGTTCCGACTACCGGATGGCAAAGGTAGCGGGCGGTCGGTGCTGGTAGCATTGGCGATTGGCGTATTGATTGCCTGCTATTCGATTGTCGATGGCATGGGGGCTAGGCTGTCGACAGATACCATGGCCTATATTGCCTGGATGTTTGTACTGGACGGTTTGCTGCTTCTCCTTTGGGGGGGGCTGAGCCAGGGCGGTCAGATTGTCGGTTTCTTCCGGGACCACTGGCGGCAGGGGCTGGCCAGTGGTGTTCTATATATGACCGCATACGGTTTGGTGGTCTGGGCGATGTCCGTGTCACCCATGACCTATGTTTCTGCGCTGCGGGAGACCAGCGTAATTATCGCCGCTTTGATTGGCGCCCGTTATCTGAATGAACCTTTCGGTGGCCGTCGCATTGTTTCGGCCTGTCTAGTAGCGCTGGGCGTGGTGATGCTCCAGTTCAGCCAAACCTGA
- a CDS encoding HD domain-containing protein, with product MAFESLTRDNIVDFLADIFARRGGESYMGEPVSMSEHMLQTAALAERAGAPDSLVAASLLHDIGHYTSEFPEESLEQGQDNYHETAGADVLTTFFPKSVHEPIKLHVAAKRYLCATKPEYFNRLSPASVNSLNVQGGPMSAGEAAAFEAHEYYRDALRLRVWDDEGKIAGAPTPTFDHYRPLLTGLLVGAER from the coding sequence ATGGCGTTTGAATCTCTCACTCGCGACAACATCGTAGACTTCCTGGCGGATATTTTTGCCCGCCGAGGTGGCGAATCCTATATGGGAGAGCCGGTCAGCATGTCTGAACACATGCTTCAAACCGCGGCCCTCGCCGAGAGGGCTGGGGCACCGGACAGCCTTGTCGCGGCTTCCCTACTCCATGATATCGGGCACTACACCAGTGAGTTTCCCGAAGAATCGCTGGAGCAGGGGCAGGACAACTACCATGAAACGGCGGGCGCGGATGTGTTGACGACGTTCTTCCCGAAATCGGTGCATGAACCCATCAAGCTTCACGTGGCAGCTAAGCGTTATCTGTGCGCTACCAAGCCGGAATATTTCAACCGATTGTCGCCAGCATCAGTCAACTCACTGAATGTGCAGGGTGGCCCGATGTCGGCTGGTGAAGCGGCAGCGTTTGAAGCCCACGAATATTACCGGGACGCACTGCGACTTAGGGTATGGGATGACGAAGGCAAAATTGCGGGTGCTCCGACCCCTACGTTTGACCATTATCGCCCACTGTTGACTGGGTTACTGGTGGGGGCAGAGCGCTAA
- a CDS encoding gamma-butyrobetaine dioxygenase, protein MLGLSNVKTLAEGKVVQVEWVNGVRARFHAVWLRDNSPDSETLSPGNGQRLIRIQDVPENVAVSAATVIDHARLEIVFSPENKVVTFDAAWLLEHRYDRPAKANTSAGWTGEEIVRWGEELQDILPVASFREASSNADELRRWLADVHRYGVAKMTEMPLESGAICKVVELFGYLRETNYGRFFEVRTEVNPVNLAYTGLGLQVHTDNPYRDPVPTLQLLSCLENSVDGGDSVVVDSFKAVELLHEEAPEAFKALSSLPATYTYAGTGDVRLRSKRPMIELGPDGELLAVRFNNRSLGPLTDIPFEQMEAFYQGYRKLADIMERPELAVTFKLQPGELFIVDNTRVTHGRVGYEGSGSRWLQGAYADLDGLRSTLAVLEKQAQQTKQEEVMA, encoded by the coding sequence ATGCTGGGTTTGAGCAACGTCAAAACGCTTGCCGAGGGCAAGGTGGTACAAGTGGAGTGGGTCAATGGTGTTCGGGCTCGTTTCCATGCCGTCTGGCTCCGTGACAATTCCCCCGATTCTGAAACCTTGTCGCCGGGTAACGGCCAGCGGCTGATTCGCATTCAGGATGTGCCGGAAAATGTTGCAGTCAGTGCTGCAACCGTTATTGATCATGCTCGATTGGAAATTGTCTTTTCACCGGAAAACAAGGTGGTTACCTTTGACGCCGCTTGGTTGTTGGAACATCGGTACGACCGTCCTGCTAAGGCCAACACCTCCGCGGGCTGGACAGGCGAAGAGATCGTTCGTTGGGGAGAAGAACTGCAGGACATACTGCCGGTGGCGAGCTTCCGGGAAGCGAGCAGCAATGCAGATGAATTACGCCGGTGGCTAGCGGATGTGCATCGCTATGGAGTGGCAAAAATGACTGAGATGCCGCTGGAGAGCGGTGCCATCTGCAAGGTAGTGGAGCTATTTGGCTATCTTCGGGAAACCAATTATGGCCGTTTTTTTGAAGTTCGTACGGAAGTAAATCCTGTGAATTTGGCCTACACCGGGCTGGGCTTGCAGGTACACACTGACAACCCGTATCGAGATCCTGTCCCGACCCTGCAGTTGTTATCGTGTCTGGAGAACTCCGTCGACGGTGGCGACTCGGTGGTGGTCGACAGTTTCAAGGCGGTAGAGCTATTGCATGAGGAGGCGCCGGAGGCTTTTAAGGCTTTGAGTTCATTGCCCGCGACCTACACCTATGCCGGCACTGGAGATGTGCGGCTTCGCTCGAAACGACCGATGATTGAGTTGGGGCCGGATGGCGAATTGCTGGCGGTGCGCTTCAACAACCGCTCGCTCGGGCCTCTGACCGACATCCCCTTCGAGCAGATGGAGGCCTTCTACCAGGGTTATCGCAAGCTGGCTGACATCATGGAGCGACCGGAGCTTGCAGTCACCTTCAAGTTGCAGCCGGGAGAACTGTTCATCGTAGATAATACCCGGGTAACTCATGGTCGAGTTGGCTATGAAGGCAGTGGCTCGCGCTGGCTACAGGGGGCATACGCCGACCTAGACGGCCTGCGCTCGACCCTAGCGGTTTTGGAAAAGCAGGCACAGCAAACAAAGCAGGAAGAGGTGATGGCGTAA
- a CDS encoding LysR substrate-binding domain-containing protein, translating to MDSLPINQSLPPLSWLQAFEAAARLESFTLAGEELGRSQATISQQIRYLENRLDSELFHRLPRGVELTLDGAAYMPHVRSAFETIAASTRDLFATNRYATVTIATPVSLIAGWLAPKLPELDVRSHRINLSIATINRPVDYEMENADLEIHYGDGAWPGVERKLILEERLSPVCAPALLDTVEHWRQLPVIGLAGARAGWSEWCAVAGMASLATPVFRFDSFVLALEAAQAGAGILLASLPLVEAQLTAGTLVRLSDVELRPKTGHWLTRDHRKPVKPETQVVWRWIVSLGG from the coding sequence ATGGATAGTCTACCAATCAACCAATCCTTGCCGCCGCTGAGCTGGCTGCAGGCCTTCGAGGCCGCCGCCCGACTGGAAAGCTTCACGCTTGCCGGCGAGGAATTAGGTCGCTCGCAGGCCACCATCAGCCAGCAAATCCGCTATCTGGAAAACCGGCTCGATTCTGAATTGTTCCATCGGCTACCCCGCGGTGTGGAACTCACACTGGACGGCGCGGCCTATATGCCCCATGTGCGCTCGGCGTTCGAAACCATCGCAGCGTCTACTCGGGACCTATTCGCTACCAACCGGTACGCTACCGTGACCATCGCCACGCCGGTATCGCTGATTGCAGGCTGGCTAGCGCCTAAGCTGCCAGAATTGGATGTGCGATCGCACCGGATCAACCTGTCCATTGCCACGATTAACCGACCGGTAGACTACGAAATGGAGAATGCCGATCTGGAAATTCATTATGGCGATGGTGCCTGGCCTGGGGTTGAACGCAAGCTGATTCTCGAGGAACGACTCTCGCCGGTATGCGCCCCAGCGCTGCTCGATACGGTGGAGCATTGGCGCCAACTGCCGGTGATCGGGTTGGCCGGAGCCCGGGCGGGCTGGTCAGAATGGTGTGCGGTTGCAGGTATGGCGTCACTCGCCACGCCCGTATTCCGCTTTGACAGCTTTGTTCTGGCCCTGGAGGCGGCCCAGGCCGGTGCCGGCATTCTGCTGGCGTCATTACCATTGGTGGAGGCACAGTTAACGGCAGGTACGCTAGTCAGACTGTCAGATGTGGAGTTACGGCCCAAGACCGGGCATTGGCTGACCCGCGATCATCGCAAGCCAGTCAAGCCCGAAACCCAGGTGGTCTGGCGTTGGATTGTCAGCCTTGGGGGCTAA
- a CDS encoding ABC transporter ATP-binding protein → MTQSTIEASAPPILEIRDLVIESRSPSHPQRLVDSINLSLKPGEVMGLIGESGAGKSTIGLAAMGYARDGMKITGGQVLFDGVDLLAMPERRRRPYRGARIAYVAQSAAAAFNPAHKLIDQYVEGAVLHGVMTEFQAREEAVALYAELGLPNPDTFGERYPHQVSGGQLQRAMVATAMACRPEVLVFDEPTTALDVTTQIEVLAAIRKTIRDHHTAALYITHDLAVVAQIADRIMVLRQGKMVEEGETARLLDAPVQTYTRELLSVRNLHKEETARNDTVLSIQGVSAEYRRGTPVLNEVWVDVEKGRTVAVVGESGSGKSTLARVVTGLLPPTEGSIRLHGETLPARLKDRDRKTLQRLQMIYQLPDTALNPRQKIRDIIGRPLQFYHGMQGQALEKRLRQLMDMTELSAGFLDRWPAQLSGGQKQRVGIARALAAEPDLIICDEVTSALDQLVGEQILNLLLSLQRELGMSYLFITHDLGTVDAIADHVVVMQNGRVVEQGAKHDVFAPPYEDYTRLLLDSVPEMDPNWLDKVLATVSPQG, encoded by the coding sequence ATGACGCAGAGCACAATCGAAGCATCAGCGCCTCCGATCCTCGAAATTCGTGATTTGGTGATTGAAAGCCGGAGCCCGTCTCATCCCCAGAGGTTGGTGGACAGCATCAACCTGAGCCTGAAGCCCGGGGAAGTGATGGGGCTGATTGGTGAATCCGGTGCCGGTAAATCCACCATTGGTCTGGCGGCCATGGGCTATGCCCGGGACGGTATGAAAATTACCGGAGGTCAGGTGTTGTTTGATGGTGTGGATTTGCTGGCGATGCCGGAACGCCGGCGGCGCCCCTATCGTGGCGCCCGTATCGCATACGTTGCGCAGAGTGCCGCAGCTGCGTTTAATCCGGCCCACAAACTGATTGATCAGTATGTGGAGGGCGCCGTGCTGCATGGCGTAATGACGGAGTTCCAAGCGCGCGAGGAAGCAGTTGCCCTTTACGCGGAACTGGGCCTGCCCAACCCGGATACCTTTGGCGAGCGTTATCCTCATCAGGTTTCCGGTGGTCAGTTGCAGCGGGCCATGGTGGCGACCGCTATGGCCTGCCGCCCCGAAGTGCTGGTGTTCGACGAGCCGACCACGGCGCTGGATGTGACCACGCAGATTGAGGTACTGGCGGCGATTCGGAAAACCATTCGGGATCATCACACCGCTGCGCTTTATATTACCCACGATCTGGCGGTTGTAGCTCAGATAGCGGACCGGATTATGGTGTTGCGCCAGGGTAAAATGGTGGAAGAGGGGGAGACCGCCCGGTTGCTGGACGCGCCGGTACAAACCTACACCCGTGAACTGCTAAGCGTCCGCAATCTGCACAAGGAAGAAACCGCACGCAATGATACCGTGCTGTCCATTCAGGGAGTGAGTGCAGAGTACCGTCGCGGCACGCCGGTTCTTAACGAGGTTTGGGTGGACGTCGAAAAGGGTCGCACTGTGGCGGTGGTTGGGGAGTCAGGCTCTGGCAAGAGCACGTTGGCGCGGGTGGTGACTGGATTGCTGCCGCCCACCGAAGGCAGCATTCGCCTGCACGGCGAGACTCTGCCCGCGCGGCTAAAGGATCGGGACCGAAAAACTTTGCAACGGCTGCAGATGATTTATCAACTGCCGGATACAGCGCTGAATCCGCGCCAGAAGATTCGCGATATTATTGGTCGCCCCTTGCAGTTTTACCACGGTATGCAGGGGCAGGCTCTGGAAAAGCGCCTGCGGCAACTGATGGACATGACCGAGCTGAGTGCTGGGTTTCTCGACCGCTGGCCGGCGCAATTATCCGGTGGCCAGAAGCAGCGAGTCGGCATTGCCCGTGCGCTGGCCGCAGAGCCCGACCTGATTATTTGTGACGAGGTTACCTCGGCTCTGGATCAACTGGTTGGTGAGCAGATTCTGAACTTGCTGTTGTCCTTGCAGCGAGAGCTTGGAATGTCTTACTTGTTTATAACCCACGATCTGGGCACCGTGGATGCCATCGCTGATCATGTGGTCGTGATGCAGAATGGCCGGGTGGTGGAGCAGGGCGCCAAACACGATGTCTTTGCGCCACCCTACGAGGACTACACCCGTTTGCTGCTGGACTCCGTGCCGGAAATGGACCCTAACTGGCTAGATAAAGTACTGGCAACGGTTAGCCCCCAAGGCTGA
- a CDS encoding ABC transporter permease codes for MRPGLGRRFACAVIQAPVSAQLALLVVSAYLFVIVFAPWLAPFGEAAVVGDAYSPWGGEFWLGTDSLGRDILSRMIYAARNTVGITFVATVLAFFIGGALGMVAAVTGGWLDQTLSRLVDILMAIPLLIFALLLLMIFGGSVIALVLIIASLESTRVFRLTRAVAMDVAVMEYVEAARLRGESLLWVVRREILPNILAPLTAEFGLRFCFIFLLVSSLSFLGLGLQPPTASWGGMVRENVMLITFGSVTPLLPAAAIAILTISVNLIVDWFLNNTSGISK; via the coding sequence ATGCGACCGGGCCTTGGACGCCGGTTTGCCTGTGCAGTTATCCAGGCTCCCGTGTCGGCGCAACTGGCGCTGCTGGTGGTCTCGGCATATCTGTTTGTGATTGTGTTTGCCCCTTGGCTGGCGCCTTTCGGTGAAGCCGCGGTGGTCGGCGACGCATACTCACCCTGGGGAGGCGAATTCTGGCTGGGCACCGATAGTCTGGGACGGGATATTCTGAGCCGGATGATCTATGCCGCGCGGAATACCGTGGGTATTACCTTCGTTGCCACGGTGCTCGCTTTTTTTATTGGCGGCGCGCTGGGTATGGTAGCGGCGGTCACTGGCGGCTGGCTGGATCAGACGCTGTCCCGCTTAGTGGACATTCTGATGGCGATTCCATTGCTGATCTTTGCGTTGCTGCTGTTGATGATTTTTGGCGGTTCGGTGATCGCGCTGGTGTTAATCATTGCCAGCCTGGAATCGACCCGGGTGTTCCGTCTGACCCGTGCGGTGGCCATGGATGTGGCGGTGATGGAATATGTGGAAGCGGCTCGTTTACGGGGCGAGAGCTTGCTTTGGGTGGTTCGGCGGGAAATCCTGCCTAACATTCTGGCACCGCTGACGGCGGAATTTGGCCTCAGATTTTGCTTCATTTTTCTGCTGGTCAGTTCGCTGAGTTTCCTGGGGTTGGGGTTGCAGCCTCCCACCGCATCTTGGGGCGGCATGGTCCGTGAAAACGTCATGCTGATTACCTTTGGCAGCGTTACGCCGCTGTTGCCGGCCGCCGCCATCGCCATTTTGACTATTTCCGTGAACCTGATCGTGGACTGGTTCCTGAACAACACAAGCGGGATTTCCAAATGA
- a CDS encoding ABC transporter permease has protein sequence MDKLLMTVAKRLGLGLFTLLVISLVIFLAVDMLPGDIATEILGQMATPEAVAAIRAELGLNLPIHERYLDWLGGLLQGDLGQSLATDRPVISLIDDRLMNTLYLAGLAALISVPLALGLGVLAALYRNTLVDRVVSVSSLAAISMPEFFIAYVLILFISVQLGWVPSLSKVDVDQSWLERLQLMILPAITLTFVTCAHMMRMTRATLINLLSSPYIEMARLKGLGPWRIIVRHTLPNAWAPIVNVVVMNIAYLITGVVVVEVVFVYPGLGQLMVDSVAKRDLPVVQAASLIFAATYILFNLIADVVSIVSNPKLLHPK, from the coding sequence ATGGACAAGCTTTTAATGACTGTGGCCAAGCGCTTGGGGCTTGGCCTGTTCACCCTGCTGGTAATTTCTTTGGTCATTTTTCTGGCCGTGGATATGCTGCCGGGCGATATCGCGACCGAGATTCTCGGCCAGATGGCGACACCGGAAGCGGTGGCGGCCATTCGGGCGGAACTTGGCCTCAATTTGCCGATTCATGAGCGTTACCTGGACTGGCTTGGTGGTCTGTTGCAGGGCGATTTGGGGCAGTCGCTGGCCACTGATCGGCCGGTGATATCGCTGATCGACGACCGTCTGATGAACACGCTCTATCTGGCTGGACTGGCCGCTCTTATCTCGGTGCCTTTGGCACTGGGGCTAGGCGTGCTGGCGGCACTATACCGCAATACGCTGGTAGACCGGGTGGTATCCGTGTCCAGCCTGGCGGCGATTTCCATGCCAGAGTTTTTCATCGCCTATGTGCTGATCCTGTTCATTTCGGTGCAGCTTGGCTGGGTGCCGAGCCTGTCCAAAGTGGATGTTGATCAGTCCTGGCTGGAACGCCTGCAATTGATGATTCTACCTGCTATCACGCTGACCTTTGTCACCTGTGCGCACATGATGCGGATGACCCGGGCGACCCTCATCAATTTGCTGTCGAGTCCCTACATTGAGATGGCTCGTCTGAAAGGGTTAGGGCCTTGGCGCATTATTGTCCGGCACACCTTACCCAATGCTTGGGCACCGATCGTGAATGTGGTGGTGATGAACATCGCTTACCTGATTACAGGTGTAGTGGTGGTCGAGGTGGTGTTTGTCTACCCGGGGCTCGGCCAGCTGATGGTGGATTCCGTGGCCAAGCGTGACCTGCCGGTGGTGCAGGCGGCGAGCCTGATCTTTGCTGCCACCTATATCCTTTTTAATCTGATTGCTGACGTGGTGTCGATTGTCAGTAATCCCAAACTGTTGCATCCGAAATGA